A portion of the Symphalangus syndactylus isolate Jambi chromosome 13, NHGRI_mSymSyn1-v2.1_pri, whole genome shotgun sequence genome contains these proteins:
- the LOC129460447 gene encoding adenylate kinase isoenzyme 1-like isoform X2: MTEAGTLVTLSQARRGQNLGGVGRDRPKSCWPDGSLQVQAARGGQGSEAPGEGHSQVPPIIFVMGGPGCGKGTQCKNMVTKYGFCHVGLGQLLRQEAQRSTQRGWQICDIMLQGLLMPAVGRAPSVVTVFDCSMETMLRVLHQGQGEHRADDSELAIHQSLDTHYTVCEPVLTFYQQNNLLRNILAEEAPENIFAKCCSVIESLQ, encoded by the exons ATGACCGAGGCGGGGACCCTTGTGACGTTGAGCCAAGCCAGGAGGGGTCAGAACCTGGGCGGGGTCGGGCGCGACCGCCCCAAGAGCTGCTGGCCGGATGGGTCTCTGCAAGTCCAAGCTGCCCGAGGTGGGCAGGGCTCTGAGGCCCCAGGAGAAGG ACATTCTCAAGTCCCCCCGATCATCTTTGTGATGGGGGGCCCAGGCTGCGGCAAAGGGACACAGTGCAAGAATATGGTGACCAAGTACGGCTTCTGCCACGTGGGGCTGGGCCAGCTACTGAGACAGGAAGCTCAAAGGAGCACGCAGCGGGGCTGGCAGATCTGTGACATCATGCTGCAGGGACTCCTAATGCCCGCG GTGGGCCGGGCCCCCAGTGTCGTCACTGTGTTTGACTGCTCCATGGAGACGATGCTCCGAGTGCTACACCAGGGCCAGGGGGAGCACCGGGCAGACGACTCGGAGCTGGCCATCCACCAGAGCTTGGACACGCACTACACCGTGTGTGAGCCGGTCTTGACCTTCTACCAGCAGAATAACCTGCTCCGAAAC ATTCTGGCAGAGGAAGCACCAGAGAACATCTTTGCCAAGTGCTGCTCTGTCATTGAGAGTCTGCAGTGa
- the LOC129460447 gene encoding adenylate kinase isoenzyme 1-like isoform X1, with translation MTEAGTLVTLSQARRGQNLGGVGRDRPKSCWPDGSLQVQAARGGQGSEAPGEGHSQVPPIIFVMGGPGCGKGTQCKNMVTKYGFCHVGLGQLLRQEAQRSTQRGWQICDIMLQGLLMPAGIILDMVSDNMLSCLESRGFLIDGFPWELKQAMEFEHIVGRAPSVVTVFDCSMETMLRVLHQGQGEHRADDSELAIHQSLDTHYTVCEPVLTFYQQNNLLRNILAEEAPENIFAKCCSVIESLQ, from the exons ATGACCGAGGCGGGGACCCTTGTGACGTTGAGCCAAGCCAGGAGGGGTCAGAACCTGGGCGGGGTCGGGCGCGACCGCCCCAAGAGCTGCTGGCCGGATGGGTCTCTGCAAGTCCAAGCTGCCCGAGGTGGGCAGGGCTCTGAGGCCCCAGGAGAAGG ACATTCTCAAGTCCCCCCGATCATCTTTGTGATGGGGGGCCCAGGCTGCGGCAAAGGGACACAGTGCAAGAATATGGTGACCAAGTACGGCTTCTGCCACGTGGGGCTGGGCCAGCTACTGAGACAGGAAGCTCAAAGGAGCACGCAGCGGGGCTGGCAGATCTGTGACATCATGCTGCAGGGACTCCTAATGCCCGCG GGCATCATCCTGGATATGGTCAGTGACAACATGTTGTCCTGCCTAGAGAGCCGGGGCTTCCTCATCGATGGTTTTCCCTGGGAGCTGAAGCAGGCCATGGAGTTTGAGCACATC GTGGGCCGGGCCCCCAGTGTCGTCACTGTGTTTGACTGCTCCATGGAGACGATGCTCCGAGTGCTACACCAGGGCCAGGGGGAGCACCGGGCAGACGACTCGGAGCTGGCCATCCACCAGAGCTTGGACACGCACTACACCGTGTGTGAGCCGGTCTTGACCTTCTACCAGCAGAATAACCTGCTCCGAAAC ATTCTGGCAGAGGAAGCACCAGAGAACATCTTTGCCAAGTGCTGCTCTGTCATTGAGAGTCTGCAGTGa